Proteins co-encoded in one Dreissena polymorpha isolate Duluth1 chromosome 12, UMN_Dpol_1.0, whole genome shotgun sequence genomic window:
- the LOC127854104 gene encoding E3 ubiquitin-protein ligase XIAP-like — protein MKIALCLLVVVVMIRMDMFCRAKKSFEDVWITGYGPSEHTISLCSNVDGLWYCKERITIRKALNYETGPLRWKSKTTDIACLSTQVDENSRHIGNESLYAYVSSKVMIVHTGQTLNKYIGFLKDCERKLIFTVPTLVTSHRTELMQHLQKLESVDTVPILVVHTKRSYIPVNLSGKSVAITQVIIVNQTKSFRFEYVKTLIKCVLLLAFFLKIKTPSDNESSKQDKTNEIIACTFLNHSFELKGLTKHLYQCYISPNVEDTVCCPTLQHTSEVSNNNTKHGIIKRGHEDSESDSGEDSRSTSPLGDTISQKAANAAQLPANVNMVGEWDRYITYGKCPDDSHCKNVYPTILAKNGFYFNVEKDLSECFSCGGRVNVWEEETVVKDVHLKIFSQCDFANGKDTFNVPIHNDEKGNDTIYTELASGACGVNENVNIEPKCETVSTEHKSSKITHRHEKQRTETPLEQLSYAEDTLFASARHPDLASRENRTSTFLNWAYSHTASINSLVDAGLYYTGTFDEVRCFQCGGGMRNWQQGDDPWMEHAYWFPDCEYVRQRRGQGFIDMVRMGRAFERGLDIGPSQRTLQPTEQERYTESQLFSQHRANPRAPPSDIATVQIPDDLMLDSVANMGFDKEHVILALGHIRRTHSEGYKIQPEELIDYLLANPRTEPSVVTPWVSKEINEEARPKKERKNKKKSNDVNNALDTSSENKDISAILDENEKLKQQFMCKVCMDNNACVVFVPCGHMITCVKCASALRKCAICRANIQGSIRAYLG, from the exons ATGAAGATCGCactttgtttgcttgttgttgttgtgatgATTCGGATGGACATGTTTTGTAGGGCGAAAAAAAG TTTTGAGGACGTCTGGATAACAGGCTATGGACCATCGGAACACACAATTTCCCTTTGTTCAAATGTAGACGGTCTTTGGTATTGCAAAGAACGTATAACCATAAGAAAAGCTCTAAATTATGAAACAGGTCCACTCCGTTGGAAAAGTAAAACCACTGACATTGCCTGTTTGTCTACACAAGTTGATGAAAATAGCCGTCACATTGGAAATGAATCCTTATATGCTTATGTATCTAGTAAAGTTATGATCGTACATACGGGACAAACGTTGAATAAGTACATCGGTTTTCTTAAGGATTGTGAAAGAAAGCTTATTTTTACGGTACCAACTTTAGTGACATCACATAGAACAGAGTTGATGCAGCATTTACAAAAACTTGAGAGCGTTGACACAGTTCCAATACTTGTTGTTCATACTAAAAGATCATACATTCCTGTAAACCTCTCGGGGAAATCTGTCGCGATTACGCAAGTTATTATCGTCAACCAGACCAAAAGCTTTAGATTCGAGTACGTTAAAACGCTGATAAAGTGTGTTCTTCTTTTAGCGTTTTTCTTGAAAATTAAGACACCTAGCGATAACGAAAGCTCAAAACAAGACAAGACGAACGAAATTATAGCATGTACGTTTTTAAACCATAGCTTCGAATTAAAGGGTTTAACCAAACATTTATATCAATGTTATATCTCGCCAAATGTAGAAGACACTGTATGCTGTCCCACCTTACAACACACCTCAGAAGTATCAAATAATAACACAAAGCACGGCATAATTAAGAGAGGTCACGAAGATTCAGAATCGGACTCGGGTGAAGATTCTCGTAGTACCTCTCCACTAGGTGATACAATCTCTCAAAAAGCAGCGAACGCAGCACAACTACCCGCTAACGTAAACATGGTCGGTGAATGGGACAGATATATAACTTACGGAAAGTGTCCTGATGATTCTCATTGTAAAAATGTGTATCCTACAATATTAGCAAAAAATGGATTTTATTTTAACGTAGAGAAGGATCTTAGTGAATGCTTTAGTTGTGGGGGCAGAGTGAACGTATGGGAAGAGGAAACAGTAGTAAAGGACGTCCACCTAAAGATATTTTCGCAATGTGATTTTGCAAATGGCAAGGACACTTTCAACGTTCCAATTCACAATGATGAAAAAGGAAATGACACCATATATACTGAGCTGGCCAGCGGTGCATGCGGTGTTAACGAAAACGTCAACATTGAACCAAAATGCGAAACAGTTAGCACCGAACATAAGTCTAGCAAAATTACTCATCGACATGAAAAACAACGGACAGAGACACCACTTGAGCAACTGTCTTACGCCGAGGACACTCTCTTCGCTAGCGCAAGACATCCTGATCTTGCCAGCCGAGAAAATCGCACGTCTACCTTCCTAAACTGGGCTTACTCGCATACTGCGTCGATAAACAGCCTGGTCGACGCTGGACTTTATTATACAG GTACTTTTGATGAAGTTCGCTGCTTCCAATGTGGCGGTGGCATGCGGAACTGGCAGCAAGGGGACGACCCTTGGATGGAGCATGCGTACTGGTTTCCGGACTGCGAGTACGTGCGACAGCGCAGGGGCCAGGGCTTCATCGACATGGTTCGCATGGGAAGAGCATTTGAACGAGGTCTTGACATTGGACCAAGCCAACGGACACTTCAA CCAACAGAACAGGAACGATATACTGAATCTCAACTGTTTTCTCAACATCGAGCCAATCCAAGGGCTCCCCCATCTGACATCGCAACTGTCCAGATTCCTGATGACTTGATGTTAGACTCTGTTGCTAATATGGGCTTTGACAAAGAGCACGTGATTCTCGCCCTGGGTCATATAAGAAGGACGCATTCTGAAG GATACAAAATTCAGCCCGAAGAATTGATCGACTATCTTCTGGCCAATCCGCGAACAGAACCATCTGTCGTCACCCCATGGGTGTCTAAAGAAATCAACGAAGAAGCGAGACCTAAAAAGGAAAGGAAGAACAAGAAGAAATCAAATGACGTCAATAACGCTTTAGATACAAGCTCTGAAAACAAAG ACATCAGTGCTATTTTGGATGAAAATGAGAAACTTAAGCAGCAGTTTATGTGCAAGGTGTGCATGGATAACAACGCTTGCGTAGTATTCGTGCCGTGTGGTCACATGATCACGTGTGTGAAATGCGCAAGCGCACTGAGAAAATGCGCTATCTGCAGGGCGAACATTCAAGGAAGCATACGGGCTTATTTAGGTTGA
- the LOC127852444 gene encoding baculoviral IAP repeat-containing protein 2-like, which translates to MCFPLHSQLKDSTLNDNDNAACKDQPVITERNANFRQDDTLSEVLGAKVRKESLMDPIHNKTMVREYDRYASFAKYEDTMDSISYSISRLVSKGFYYNSEKRLCICFVCGVEVKQWNETESIDETHRQLSPDCQFITGKDDINNPFHKSEGFCEGRIHEVGKSSQSNIVAGPCSEALIEQTDVNRQSKLANNQDASDMETYKQLSFGTAAGRTQTQFRDDFMYLGENAKYPAYSSKSERTASFLCWRRPDIVSTSCLVDAGLYYTGCGDEVRCFQCGGGLNNWEKNDDPWVEHAYWFPSCQYVMLSKGQEFIDMVQMRKRLDVTKQERHISHNINTEAQSSTTGTPTNNNLKPYELPRQRTSSEESDRALITTFIEMGFGRDLVLLALRNVTKERSISSMENEVLEYLLKNIAPEKTDIPTPTKTKTSMKIKETNNDKSSNETKLESSSITARDRLRDSGIRVSNELTISQRNKIRDLSQRGIQAYYKNGVLYQRQTSTENRPFARAHRRLGQDKAMDAANASTPSVGSAEHHVD; encoded by the exons ATGTGCTTCCCCTTGCATTCTCAGCTTAAAGATAGTACTTTAAATGACAACGACAATGCCGCTTGCAAAGATCAACCTGTTATTACAGAACGTAATGCCAACTTTCGGCAAGACGATACTTTATCTGAAGTGCTTGGGGCAAAAGTTAGAAAGGAATCGTTAATGGACCCAATACACAACAAAACAATGGTTCGCGAGTATGACCGTTACGCCTCATTTGCAAAGTACGAGGATACAATGGACTCTATCAGCTATTCAATCTCGCGACTTGTTTCCAAAGGGTTTTACTATAACAGTGAAAAAAGActgtgtatttgttttgtatgtgGGGTAGAAGTTAAGCAATGGAACGAGACAGAATCGATTGACGAAACTCACCGCCAGCTTTCACCCGACTGTCAATTCATAACTGGTAAAGATGATATTAATAATCCATTCCACAAGTCGGAAGGATTTTGTGAAGGGCGCATTCATGAAGTCGGCAAATCTTCACAATCAAATATTGTAGCTGGACCATGTTCAGAAGCACTAATTGAGCAAACTGATGTTAATAGACAGTCTAAATTGGCGAACAATCAAGACGCATCCGACATGGAAACATACAAACAACTTTCCTTTGGAACAGCCGCAGGACGGACACAAACACAATTTAGAGATGACTTTATGTATTTAGGTGAAAATGCAAAATATCCGGCATACTCGAGCAAATCTGAAAGAACCGCATCGTTCTTGTGCTGGAGACGGCCTGATATAGTGTCAACAAGCTGTCTCGTAGACGCTGGATTATATTACACGG GTTGCGGAGACGAAGTGCGCTGCTTCCAATGTGGTGGAGGTTTGAACAACTGGGAGAAAAATGACGACCCGTGGGTCGAGCATGCGTACTGGTTCCCAAGTTGTCAGTACGTTATGCTATCCAAAGGTCAAGAATTCATCGACATGGTTCAAATGAGGAAACGACTCGATGTAACTAAACAAGAGCGACACATTTCTCAT AATATAAATACGGAGGCGCAGTCTTCGACAACTGGTACACCAACAAATAACAACTTAAAGCCGTATGAGTTACCGCGGCAACGAACATCGTCCGAAGAGAGTGACAGAGCCTTGATAACAACATTTATTGAAATGGGCTTTGGACGAGATCTTGTACTGTTGGCTTTAAGGAACGTCACAAAAGAAAGAA gTATTTCAAGTATGGAGAATGAAGTATTAGAATATCTGCTGAAGAATATCGCCCCAGAGAAAACGGACATCCCAACACCTACCAAAACTAAAACGTCAAtgaaaataaaggaaacaaacaaTGATAAATCTAGCAATGAAACTAAGCTAGAGAGTTCATCTATAACAG CACGCGACCGTCTCAGGGACTCTGGTATTCGTGTGTCAAATGAGCTGACAATTTCCCAACGTAACAAAATCAGGGACCTGTCGCAGCGTGGTATACAGGCATACTACAAAAATGGTGTACTATACCAACGTCAGACATCAACGGAAAACAGACCTTTCGCGCGTGCACATCGTAGGCTTGGCCAAGACAAAGCGATGGATGCTGCAAATGCTTCTACACCTTCGGTTGGCAGTGCCGAACATCATGTGGACTAG